A genomic region of Tigriopus californicus strain San Diego chromosome 1, Tcal_SD_v2.1, whole genome shotgun sequence contains the following coding sequences:
- the LOC131879877 gene encoding paternally-expressed gene 3 protein-like, translating into MILSKVLVVFGLTTAAVFADQSRYGGGGRGGGGGGRGGGNGGLSKVPGGVDFSNCEQQPDGMCCVMKDSFVTSLSKEPLLECTHKNVEKCHYTYVTQFEPAQEEVCEENFEKKCQITFRQVANRETVKKCLTPLKKVCDEDQPAYGQPTYGGGRRGGNNGGGGGGGEEECRTFYESSCTTRYIEKTPGKFVGDTQCEKLPKKLCGQGCRMEQGAPECHDKEIDVLIDVPEEVCDLNPQKTCRYVTKLVPRLKPEHECTVIPQEICNLKFTPPKSEKKPLKTKWCIDPYGEVEPDETYGDTPPKSPPVGDYSRPAASSQVGYAQPAPPSYGNPTPPPTTYGNPNPPPSTYNQPIAPAPTSYAQPTGDSYSQPAPSAPSSYAQPAEDSYAQPAEDSYAQPAEDSYAQPAEDTYAQPAEDSYAQPGPAPTPGPVYYKPVSESQSNSNSYSGPSAPAQNPYSSQPSYTNKRV; encoded by the exons ATGATTCTGTCCAAG GTTTTGGTGGTCTTTGGACTGACTACAGCGGCTGTATTTGCCGACCAGTCCAGATATGGTGGCGGTGGacgtggtggcggtggtggtggacgAGGCGGTGGCAATGGAGGCTTGAGCAAAGTGCCCGGAGGCGTTGACTTCAGCAATTGTGAGCAACAACCCGATGGCATGTGCTGTGTTATGAAAGACTCTTTCGTCACGAGTCTGTCCAAGGAACCCCTTCTGGAGTGCACCCACAAGAATGTGGAGAAATGCCACTACACCTATGTTACGCAATTCGAACCCGCTCAAGAGGAGGTGTGCGAGGAGAACTTCGAGAAGAAGTGTCAGATCACCTTTCGTCAAGTGGCCAATCGGGAAACCGTTAAGAAGTGCCTGACCCCTTTGAAGAAAGTCTGTGATGAAGATCAGCCCGCTTATGGCCAGCCCACCTATGGCGGCGGACGCCGTGGTGGTAACAAcggtggcggtggcggtggtggtgagGAAGAGTGCCGTACCTTCTATGAGTCCTCTTGCACCACCCGATACATTGAGAAGACCCCTGGCAAGTTTGTTGGAGATACCCAGTGCGAGAAGCTCCCCAAGAAGTTGTGCGGCCAGGGTTGCCGTATGGAACAAGGCGCTCCTGAATGTCACGATAAGGAAATTGATGTTCTGATTGATGTGCCCGAGGAGGTCTGCGACTTGAATCCCCAGAAGACTTGCCGATATGTGACCAAGTTGGTGCCCCGGCTCAAGCCTGAGCATGAGTGCACCGTCATTCCCCAAGAGATCTGCAACCTGAAGTTCACCCCTCCCAAGTCCGAGAAGAAGCCCCTCAAGACCAAGTGGTGCATTGACCCCTATGGTGAGGTTGAACCTGATGAGACCTATGGTGATACTCCTCCCAAGAGTCCTCCGGTGGGGGACTATTCTCGACCCGCAGCCTCCTCTCAAGTTGGTTACGCTCAACCCGCTCCTCCTTCCTACGGCAATCCTACCCCTCCTCCCACCACCTACGGCAACCCCAATCCCCCTCCTAGTACCTACAACCAACCTATCGCTCCTGCCCCAACCTCCTATGCCCAACCCACTGGTGATTCCTACAGCCAACCCGCTCCTTCTGCCCCTTCCTCCTATGCTCAACCCGCTGAGGATTCCTACGCTCAACCCGCTGAGGATTCCTACGCTCAGCCCGCCGAGGACTCCTACGCTCAGCCTGCTGAGGACACCTATGCTCAACCCGCCGAGGACTCCTATGCTCAACCTGGTCCCGCTCCCACCCCTGGTCCCGTGTACTACAAGCCCGTGTCGGAGAGCCAATCCAACAGCAACAGCTACTCCGGTCCCTCTGCCCCTGCTCAAAACCCCTACAGTAGCCAGCCTTCTTACACCAACAAACGTGTTTAA